The DNA window GTTAAACTAAAACATCAaaccaaataaaagtaaaaagaaaaacctAGAAAAAACGATAATTAACAAACCGTGATTCTGCGGCCGGTCTTTTGGAATCTGAACTCTTGGGTCCAGCCAGCGGGAAGCCAGTCCGGTGAAGTTTCTTCAGTCATTATCTCCGGAAATTAGATTTCCGGCAATCAAATGtattttttttcgttttatttatttttgaattagagGAGAAGTAGTGAAGAAGAGTTGTTTTCGTGAGGTTTTTGACTGAGCTTTGAACATTGGGAGTTTGTCTGAGAAATGAAATTGTCAGCTGAACGACAAAAAATACAACGACGTGTAAGTCGAAAACCAGCACGTGgactattatttttaaagattccTAAAAGGCaattcaatttgttttattttttacgtattataaatatttaaaggaataatcataattttaaccCCAACCTTtattcattttatcattttagctCTTTTTGTGTTTGAtcctcaatttttaaattttagtgaaatgATTTTAGTGAAATTGCTCGCTTTTGAATGGAAACAAAAATTGACtgaactatttaaattttaataatattgatgTGACCACTAATAAGACAAATCatgtataatttataaaaattaaaaaatatttaaaaaataaacaaatttaataaatttaataaaaacatttaaaaaataattccatattaacaataaaatataagtaaaaccTAATGTAAGTTGTCACGTCAATACCATTAATAGTTTAacaatttagttaattttttgtcaaaaaataaacaatttaattaaattttaaaagctgaaattaacttaaaaataaatgttaaaatgataagtAAATATTAAGagactatttatttttatttcatatttatatagAATAAGAATATAAGATACCTATAAAATAGATTTattatccaaaaataaataaatattatctcTACTAATAGTTAAGTAtttattatgaaaaatttaaGTGAACaccaactaaattaaaaaataaattaaaaacttatttttagttaaataataaatatatttacaagaataattatatattttcattttctatataaaaccttctaattaaattaaaattttaactttagttGGCACATGAACTTGTAGTTCGTCACTTAAGTTGATAGTTCTGCACTAATACTATTAGGTTATATAGCATTGATAACCAATCTCTTAGTGTCACATGGTAGTCTCTCAATATATcatatgatatttataatttttaaaaattaaaaagaaactttaaaaaatatattttcttttgcttcaAGAATGAACCTcgacaaaaaaaattatactattttctattaatttatttatttttaaagaatttttagatttatatttattacataatataCTGATAAGTTGTCACGTGTCACTACTAGATTAACTATCAATGTCACATAGCACAAACTCACGATATTAGAGCATAAATACAAACATGAATGATTGAATACAGATTCAGATATTAACAAAATACTTTTGAACAAATTTAAGGACAAACTAGATATTAAtcctatttaaaatataattttagctAAAAAAAACTGACGGCGTTACCTTCGACGAGAAAGCAGCTGAGTTCTTCGCTGTGAAAAGGGTTTTTTGGGGGCATATCCCTGAAGTTTTGCTTATTCATTTTCAAGGACCTCAGTCTTCCTTCCTTTATCAAACTACGGTCAAACAAAGGGGggaatattttaatttcttttgggGTTTAGAAAAACCAAAGGGAAATTGAAGCCCCAATAGAGCGATAGAAGAGAAAAGCCCTACAAACACAAAGGTTTTCGCTTTTTCCCCCTTTTACTATCTTCAATTCATTGAATAATTTTCTTTAATGAACCGATTGTTTTCAAATCTCCATTTTGACTGTCAGTTGTCAAAatcatttctttttatatattctcatgttgataatttgattaattatggAATGCAAAGATTGGGTTTCTAAATTTTGGTTCAAATTAGATATGGGTTTGGAAGATCCATCCATTGATGTGTTTTTAAGACGAAATTAGATGGAGTTAAAGCAATATTCAAGATTTAACCATttattaaattagggtttaggatccaatcttcatttttttttttgatatgaatattctTGTTTGCTTATGGAATTTTTGTCCATGGTACCTTTGTAACATATCAGATTGGAATTTTTTTGGATTtctgaatatatacatatatatttatttatctttcatGTTTGATTTATGATCCAATCATCACATATGGTGAATTagcttttattttagattttcagCATTGTTTTTGCAATTGGTGTTTCTCCAGGTTTTGAGAGTTGTGAAGGTTAAGAAATTCTTCAGTAATGGCATTGCAAGAGAAGCTGGATAGATTTAATAAGCAGCAGGAGAAGTGTCAGTCGATGCTCTCCAACATCGCCGCGAAATCATCATCATCTAGGGCAGCCGTGGCTCCAAAACCAGCACCTGCACCGCCTTTTTCTGGTGCAAGGCCTTCTGCTCCTGTCAAATTCTCAAATGATACTGAGAGGCTTCAACATATTAATAGCATCAGGAAATCTCCTGTTGGAGCTCAGATGAAACGTGTTATCGACATTCTTTTTCAGGTTCTTTAGCCATTTTCAGTTCAATCTTTATGTGGTTGATGCAAATAATTGATATTATTCGTTGTTAACATATGTAAATGATATTTATCGTTGTAAGGATGGATCTGTTATGCAGCAAATTTCTATAATGTTTTAGATAACTTTTAGAGTAGTTGATTCAAGTGATTGGATGTTAGTTCGAGATAGCAACCCGTAGGTCCTTACGGGACTGCTGTTCTATGCTTTTGTAGCCTTTTTAAGTCGAAAATGATAGGGTTTCCGTGCTGTATTCTAACATTATTTCAAGTGTCTGGTAAAAGACTGTAGGTTTGGGATTCTACTAAGTCATTAATCGTCGAGTAGTTAATATATTGATGGTTTGATTTTACATCAAAGAATGGTGGGGAGCTTGAAATGTTATACGGTATTCACTTTTTGAGATCTCATAAAAAACTTTTAGTTGGCGTTACTATGGACTTTACatgtttctttgtttcttcttgtgCTTCACAAGGAGCTGAAAACTTTTAACTATTTCAATGCTGTATGCTATATATTCATGGCTGCAGACAAGGCAAGCTTTCACACCGGAACAGATCAATGAAGCATGTTATGTCGATGTGAATGGCAATAGAGATGTTTTTGAGGGCTTGAGGAAAAATCCAAAAGTGTACTATGATGGAAAGCGCTTCTCGTACAAGGtgacattttcttcttcttcttcttctttttttataataAGCATTGCCCCTATTGCTTAGTGTCTTTCTTAAAGGATTGCAATTTTGTATATGTTATTCTTACAGGCTAAGCATGATgtaaaaaacaagaatgaacttCTTGTTTTGATTCGGAAATTTATAGAAGGCATTGCTGTTATCGATCTCAAAGATGCATACCCGAATGTGATGGAAGACTTGCAGGtataattaagttgatattttccTTCACTTACCATATCAGATTGGTAAAAGTTACCATAGAAGCCCCtatactaggagtcagattgcattttgccccctgtactcaaaaaataggcaaattattTCCTGTAGGTTAGATTAAAACGGAAACTGGTCCTTCTGTAAaacatttcatccatttctactattaaaaactggtccCTGTACCTCAGCTCAATGTACATGTCGCACGCCTTGTGTCATTGTTTGGTTATTTCATCATCTATGCGAATATTTTAGCAATACAAATGGATAGATGTTTTTTTTAACAGAaaggatcaatttgctctttgatttaacatacagggactaatttgcccagtttttagtagagggggcaaaatgcgatctgactcctagtacaggggcctctatgatacttttacctatcAGATTTTGATTTATCAAAGTCTTTAGTGCCGTAATACTTTACCTggatatgatatgaatgcatgacACGAATACGATATACATTTACCAAACGCGAAAAATCTGGTTATTGTTATATCTGTAGGCTCTGAAAGCTGCAGGTCAGATTTGGCTGCTATCGAATTTTGATTCTCAGGAAGACATAGCCTTCCCGAATGATCCCAGGGTACCTATTAAGGTAGATGATGACCTTAAAGAGTTATTTCGTTCAATTGAATTGCCACGAGACATGCTCGACATTGAGAAAGATCTGCAGAAGAATGGAATGAAACCCGCCACGAACACGGCAAAAAGAAGAGCTGCTGCGCAAGTGCAGGGAATTTCCGCCAAGCCAAAGCCTAAACAGAAAAACAAGGAGTTCTCCAAGAAGGCTAAGCTAACAAATGCACATCTTCCTGAACTTTTCCAGAATCTCAAGAATTCTTGAACCCGGAAAACGGGGTCTCACACATAGACGAAACTAGCTATTCTTCTTGTTTTTTTGTATGTAGCAACATAATTTGATCCAATGATTACTTCTCTTGTAATAATAACAGTAATTTCATTTTCTTACCGATTGGTTCATTTTGATCACCTAACTATGAAACTTAAAATAGTTACTCAACTATTAGGAGATTCTTTTTTCGATTATTGAAGTAGTGGTGGtttttaaaattggtataatagtaattttaactctcaatatttatatattgtgtcaatttagtctttatttaaaaaaaacaaatttattagttaaatttcattgagaatatatataaaaaatggaaaTACCCCAAAATCTAATATGACAATTTTCATCTCACTCTTTTAAATTTAACCCCAAATGTCACaaagaaaactaaaaagaaaagagcaaattacataatgtgtaaatgttatgagttaaatttttttagaatcgagactaaattgatataatttataaatattgagggtcaaaattactattatgtcaattttaataGTTGTTATTGTTAACCTGTTGAtgacaaaaaagacaaaattgaaatcATAGGGTGATAAAAAGAGAAATTTACTAAGAGTTGAGTAATTATTTTGTAGTTTTTCATACTTggatgaccaaaaaagaaatttattaatagttgagTTACTATTAATGAAATTTACCCATCATTAAATATATACTGCTCATAATTCAGAAGTCCCACAAAAGCTGAGATCGTATGTACTTCCATTGTTGCATTGCTTGTTCACTGAAACCCTGTTCTgtcctttttttactttttatttaattcagtGAGTGAAGATTCTTCTTTGTgcctattaataaatttaaactcCCCAACATGTTGTAAACCCAGAAACAGCTAGCATGATAGCTATGTTTCAGgagaaattaaattattcaatgtTCAGTTTTTTGTCTTAAAATTATTGCACATGATTGGAACACTTTAACGAGGCCGGTTACTTGATACGTCTCTTCTCCAAAATTCTTGTacgaaaatcttttttttttttactatttaatcaAGTGAATATATTAGAGAGGTCCCTCTATTATAATGACCCGATTAAGTTAATCCTCTTCATTTTAGatgaatcaatttaatttatatattattaaaataaattaaataaatttaaactggaatagaattaataaatttaaaaaatatcatttacatttttaaaatttttataaataatttttttaaattttttatgattttataaataattttttttgtttggaatcaaataataattgaaaaaaaaatctcattacattttttatatgataattctatttgaatttggacttatttaattctttttaataatataaaaattaaattaattcagaGGGACTAATTTGGTCCGGTCCTTATAATACAAAGATCTCCAAACTACTTTAACCTACATATACATATGTCTATATATTCACCTGTTTGCTCTAATACTTcgtttttattaaatattcatgGCTGACACCTTAACGTAAAACACGATGTTGTATTTAACACTCCACTTTGAGTAATCTATAtaaattgcttttctttttcGGTACTTTTGATTTGAAATTCATCGATAActgttaaattttgatattttcaaaaatctaatacgacaaacatattataatatgtGTAATGACatgataatttattattttcacatattactctttaaaaatctagttaatggattAACAACTATCATTTGCGTCAATATTGaattttcaaaattcgaaaagtttAGGGACTTAGAATGATTCAATTTGAGAATACAaactaaatctacaattatacACTCAGTACATGACTAGTAATTGAGTTTAGCCAAACAAATTTAACTGCTACTGTAtgggtcaagactaaaatttcaaattttgaaaaatacaaaaactaaatttaaccaaaaaaaaaggtACAGGGACTAAACTTATAACTTTTGCAAAGTACAAAAACGGatagcataatttaaccaaatctATAGAATTGGAGGGACCACATTTGCTTGTTAACACAGACTCTTTCTATACGTGATAAAATATAGAACTTGATCTTATTGATATCAATTGTATgtaatataaaaagtaaaaacttTTGATGTTCCTATTGCCTTGTTTTGTTTTGTAATCATGGAAGTAACATCAAAGAAAGCCACCAACAAATGTGGGGTTTGACCTTTAAAACAACAAGGAAAACCATTAAAATATTGTTCCCATTGTTCTTCCTtgtaataatttctttttttcttcctttttactGAATGCAAAAGCCACCATTtacacattaaaataaataaattatttaaatttaccaGATTCAGAATCATTTCATCGGTTTTTTTCCCTCAAAATATACTTTTTTAGTCGGttacctttcttcttcttcatcctcaactcttaaaataaaaaaattttcgtttaaatattttataatttataaaattttaaattaataacgataaaattatactttaattttttgataaatatttaatttaatttttaaaattacatttataatatcataagaatatacaatttaattctctCGGTAAAAACTCAATTGATAAATGGAAGCAAAGAAGAGAACTCGGCATGAAGTTTGATTCTTATTTGCAAAACAAATAAATGTAGTAGATGAGTATGAGAGAAACATATTCCTTTATCTCAAATTGTATCTGTTATACATATACATTACTGCCAAAGAAAGGGGGGAAACATAAGAACTGTTCTGCACTATGATTAAGGATGAAAAAATTTGTATAACTTAATTATACATATTCAAGATCTGCAAAAGACAGAGAGATTAATCAGTTGTGGAGGGGTCTGGTCCGCCTGGAACTGCTCGATATGAAACTTCATAAATTGGTTGACCCTTTTCTGCAACAGATGGCCGTGGGAAATGCTGCTCCGCCGCGGCCATGGGTGTTGGTTCTTGAGGTTTTAGAGTTTTAAGGGTGTGGCGGCGGCAACTTGAGAGGTTGATGTTGGAAAGGatgatggtgaagaagatgaataaGAATTTGGGAGTAGAAATGATGATCATGATTTTTGATGACGAAACGAAGAAAATGCAAAGATGGTTAATGGAAATTGGGTTTTAAAGAAAAGAGGTTGTTAATAGGAGCAAACCAGTGGTGAAATCTAAGTCAAATACATGTTACTATTAATTATGTTGTAATGGCGGAAATACCCAATCAAACGTGGCTGAATTTGCCCATCATCATCTTTATTAATTATACTCCCAACCAAAACCATAGTGATATTCTAGGGGTAGTGTTGTAAAATTCATAAtcggtaattaaataaaaatataaaaatttaataggagtagaaaaattcttaaaagaattcaTAAACTCAATTCAATTGTTAA is part of the Gossypium hirsutum isolate 1008001.06 chromosome D11, Gossypium_hirsutum_v2.1, whole genome shotgun sequence genome and encodes:
- the LOC107904490 gene encoding general transcription factor IIE subunit 2 gives rise to the protein MALQEKLDRFNKQQEKCQSMLSNIAAKSSSSRAAVAPKPAPAPPFSGARPSAPVKFSNDTERLQHINSIRKSPVGAQMKRVIDILFQTRQAFTPEQINEACYVDVNGNRDVFEGLRKNPKVYYDGKRFSYKAKHDVKNKNELLVLIRKFIEGIAVIDLKDAYPNVMEDLQALKAAGQIWLLSNFDSQEDIAFPNDPRVPIKVDDDLKELFRSIELPRDMLDIEKDLQKNGMKPATNTAKRRAAAQVQGISAKPKPKQKNKEFSKKAKLTNAHLPELFQNLKNS